One Oncorhynchus keta strain PuntledgeMale-10-30-2019 chromosome 22, Oket_V2, whole genome shotgun sequence DNA window includes the following coding sequences:
- the LOC118401480 gene encoding interferon-induced protein 44-like codes for MNPKLTQEQEKQLCSLLGNIKLSLLFKASIHGYTGAAFHQKCDHQGPTVSVGYNSTGFVFGGYTSKDHDLAKQGQYIQDDKAFLFSLTGRNPVRYPVTNAQCAVKMHNTTGPYFGEALLFMNANTATVISAPGNYYNFNAAEMHGNNLNLTECEVYKVEEGGNIIEKPWRTILWKAERRKELMESVKLFRPTISSVGQARVLLIGPVGAGKSSFFNSVNSIFRGHVTSQAISGNSGTSLTTQFRTYSVKAGRDGKPLPIILCDTMGMEEATGAGLDVDDISSILKGHVPDRYRFNPSVPLQADAHEFQQSVNLHERIHCVVYVMDTCKVSIMSTKLEEKLAAIRRRVNLLGIPQLVLLTKVDEACPCVADNLRNVYNSQYIKTKVQEVSGRLGVPMSCIVPVKNYSEELELDMSCDILLLSALIQMLRFADNYFDDVNDQEKHD; via the exons ATGAACCCCAAACTGACCCAGGAACAGGAGAAACAGCTGTGTTCCTTACTGGGAAACATCAAACTCAGCCTGCTGTTCAAGGCCAGTATACATGGCTACACAGGAGCAGCCTTTCACCAGAAATGTGACCACCAAGGTCCCACAGTCTCTGTAGGATATAACTCCACAGGGTTTGTTTTTGGAGGCTACACAAGTAAAGATCATGACCTAGCCAAGCAAGGCCAGTACATACAGGATGACAAAGCCTTTTTGTTTAGTTTAACTGGTAGAAATCCTGTCAGGTATCCCGTCACAAATGCCCAATGTGCGGTCAAAATGCATAACACAACTGGCCCTTACTTTGGGGAGGCTTTGCTGTTTATGAACGCTAACACAGCTACAGTGATCAGCGCTCCAGGAAACTACTacaacttcaatgctgcagaaatgcatGGCAATAACCTTAATCTAACTGAGTGTGAGGTGTATAAAGTGGAAG AAGGTGGTAACATCATCGAAAAGCCATGGAGGACAATTCTTTGGAAAGCTGA GAGGAGAAAGGAGCTGATGGAGTCTGTTAAGCTCTTCAGGCCCACGATCAGTTCTGTGGGTCAGGCTAGAGTTCTACTCATCGGCCCCGTCGGCGCTGGGAAGTCCAGCTTTTTCAACTCTGTCAACTCCATCTTCCGAGGCCATGTGACCAGCCAGGCCATATCGGGCAATTCTGGAACCAGTCTGACCACTCAG TTTCGCACCTACTCAGTTAAGGCTGGACGCGATGGCAAACCGCTGCCAATCATTTTGTGTGACACGATGGGAATGGAGGAGGCCACAGGGGCGGGGCTAGATGTGGATGACATCAGCAGCATTCTGAAAGGCCATGTGCCAGACAGATACCGG TTCAACCCATCAGTCCCTCTGCAAGCAGATGCCCACGAATTCCAGCAGTCAGTGAACCTGCATGAAAGGATCCACTGTGTGGTGTACGTCATGGACACCTGCAAAGTCTCCATTATGTCAACCAAACTAGAGGAGAAACTGGCAGCCATTCGCAGGAGGGTCAACCTGCtag GCATCCCACAGCTGGTTCTTCTTACCAAGGTGGATGAGGCCTGTCCCTGTGTGGCTGACAACTTGAGGAATGTGTATAACAGCCAGTACATAAAGACCAAG GTCCAGGAGGTGAGTGGCCGTCTGGGGGTACCCATGTCCTGCATTGTCCCAGTAAAGAACTACAGTGAAGAGCTGGAGCTGGACATGAGCTGTGACATCCTGCTCCTCAGTGCCCTGATCCAGATGCTCCGCTTCGCAGACAACTACTTTGATGATGTCAACGACCAAGAGAAGCACGACTAG